The following nucleotide sequence is from Labilibaculum sp. DW002.
CCATTTTACTCGTTGAAGATAACAAGCTAAATCAAACTGTCGTTAAATTTACGTTGAAACGATATGGATATTTAATTGATGTTGCAAATAATGGTTTTGAAGCAATAGAGAAATTTAAGAATGGAAAATACGATTTTATTTTGATGGATATCATGATGCCAGAAATGGATGGATTAGAAGCCACAAAAGAAATTAGAAAATTAGAATCAGAGGAGCAGATTCCGATCATTGCTTTAACAGCAGATATCATGATTGCTAATGAAGAAAAATG
It contains:
- a CDS encoding response regulator, whose protein sequence is MSWETKNYSILLVEDNKLNQTVVKFTLKRYGYLIDVANNGFEAIEKFKNGKYDFILMDIMMPEMDGLEATKEIRKLESEEQIPIIALTADIMIANEEKCLKNGMNAHITKPFEIESLFKVLKSLDL